GGCCGCCCAGGCGAGGACGGCATCGGCGAGCCCGGGGTCGCCCGGCTGCCGCTGCGGCAGCGGCCAGTCGCCGGCCGCCGCGCCCGCGGCCTGTTCCATCCGGTGGGCGATCGCGAGCAGCCGCTCGTCACCGGCGCGTACCTGCTGCTCGGCCACGCGCCGCTGTTCGGCGAGGCGTTCCTCGACGGCGGCGAAACGGCGGGTGTCGAAGAGCCGTCCGAGCAGCCTGCCGCGCGCCTCGGCGTCGGCGCGCAGGAAGCGCGCGAAGTCTCCCTGGGGCAGCAGCACCACCTGGCAGAACTGATCGCGGCTCATCCCGACGAGCTGCGTGATCTCCTCGCCGATCTCCTGGTGCGAGCGGCTCAGCGCCTGCCACTCTCCGGTCCCGGCGTCGTACTCGCGCAGCCAGCTCTGGGCCCGCTCGGTGGTGAAGCCTTTGCCGTTCTTCTTGCGACGGGGCTGGGCCGGACGGCGTTTGATCTCCAGTCGCCGTCCGCCCACGGTCAGTTCGAGGCACACCTCGGTGGAGGTGTCCGGCGGGGCGTGGTCGCTGCGCAGCGAGGCGCCGGGGCTCTGCCGTGCGCCAGGCACCGCGCCGTACAGGGCGAAGCAGACCGCGTCGAGGACGGAGGTCTTGCCGGCTCCGGTCGGTCCGTGGAGCAGGAAGATCCCGGCGGTGGACAGCATGTCGAAGTCGATCTGCTGGCTGGAGCCGAAGGGGCCGAAGGCGGTGACGGTCAGCTGGTGCAGTCTCACCGGGCCACCTCGCGCACGCCCTCGTCCACCCGTACGTCCTCGAAGGCTCCGCGCAGCACGGTGCGTTCCCGGTCGTCGGGTCCGCTGCCGCCGCGCACATGAGCCACGAAGTCCTCCGCGATCTGCTGGTCGCTGCGTCCCTTCAGCCGCTGTGCGTACGAAGTGGCGGTGTCCTCGTCGGAGCGCTCGGGCTCGAAGACGAGACTCAGGGTGTGCGGGAACCGCTCGGTGAGGCGCGCCATCGGTTCGGCCGGGCGCACCGGATCGGTGAGGGTCGCTTCCACGAACGACTGCTCGTGCCGGACCAGCGCCGGTTCGCCGAGCAGTTCGTCCAGGGTGCCGCGCAGCCGGGCGAGGGCCCGCGGGACGGGACAGTCGACGCGCTCGGCGCTGAGTTCACCCTGCGCCCCGAGGTCGATGAGCCACATCGTCTTGCGGTGGTGGGTCTCCGAGAAGGAGTAGGCGAGCGGGGATCCTGAGTAGCGCACGCGCTCCGTGATGGTCTGGCAACCGTGCAGATGCCCGAGCGCGACATAGTCGACGCCGCGGAACACGGCGGAGGGGACGGCGGACACCCCTCCGACGGTGATGTCCCGTTCACTGTCGCTCTCTTCACCGCCCGCGACAAAGGCATGCGCGAGGGCGACGGACCTGGTGCCCTCCTCACGCGTCGAGAGATCGGCCCGTACGCGCTCCATCGCCGCACCGAGTACGGCTTCGTGTGCCGCCTTCTCCGTCCTGAACTCCCCCTTCACCAGGGAGGGTTCGAGATACGGCAGTCCGTAGCAGGCGACCGTGCCGTGTGCGTCGCTCAGCAGCACGGGGGTCCCGCACCCCGCCGGATCGGTGCGTAGATGTATGCCGGCGCGCTCGATCAGCCCCGCGCCGACGCCGAGTCTGCGCGCCGAGTCGTGGTTCCCGGAGATCATCACGGTCGGCACGCCCGCGGCGGCCAGCCGGTGCAGCGCCTCGTCGAAGAGCTCGACGGCCGCGAGCGGCGGCACGGCCCGGTCGTAGACATCTCCCGCGACCAGCACCGCGTCCACGTCGCGTTCGCGCACCGTCGCCACCAGGTGGTCGAGGAACGCGGCCTGGGCGTCGAGCATGCTCACCCGGTGGAACGCCCGCCCCAGGTGCCAGTCCGACGTATGCAGGAATCTCATGATCCTCGAGAGTAGTGGTGAGGTCGGACATCACAGGCGGCTTCAGGCATCTCCGTACGCTTCACCGCCGAGCTCCAGTCCCGCCGTCCCCGCCGTGGCATCGGCCAGCCAGGATCGGAAATCGTCGATGTCGGCGTCGGGCAGCCCGATCTCGATGGTGACGGCCTCCCCATACCGCACCTCGCGCACATCCCGCCCGGTCGCCCGCAGATCGTTCTCCAGTTTGCCCGCCCGCTGGTGGTCGACGGTGACGGTGGCCAGCCGGAAGCGCTGCCTGGTGAGGGTGCCGAGCGCGTCCAGGGCTTCGCCGACCGCCCCGCCGTATGCCCTGATCAGCCCGCCCGCGCCGAGTTTCACACCGCCGTAGTAACGAGTGACGACAGCAACGACATAACGGACTTCTCGCCGCAGCAGCATCTGCAACATGGGTACGCCCGCCGTGCCGCCCGGTTCACCGTCGTCGCTCGCCTTCTGCACGGCGGCGTCGGCACCGATGACGTACGCGAAGCAGTTGTGGGTGGCGGTCGGGTGCTCCTTGCGGATGCGTGCGACGAAGGCCTGCGCCTCCTCCTCGGTGGCGGCCGGGGCGAGCGCGCAGATGAAGCGCGATCTGTTGATCTCGGTCTCGTGCACGCCCTCGCGGGCGACCGTCCGGTACTGCTCCTGCATTCCGCCACCCTATGCGCCGCCCGGAGGGGAATGCTCCGCGCCGGCCGCCCGTTGTCCCGGGCATGTACGCAGACGCAGAGACGATCCGCAGAATCCTTACCTCGACGGGCGACACCTGGGCGGTGGTCGGCCTGTCCAGCAACGAGGCGCGGGCCGCACACGGGGTCGCCGACGTCCTCCAGCGCTACGGCAAGCGCATCGTGCCGGTGCACCCCAAGGCCGAGACGGTCCATGGCGAGCAGGGTTACGCCGCGCTCGCCGACATCCCCTTCGAGGTCGATGTGGTCGATGTCTTCGTCAATTCCGGCCTGGCGGGTCCGGTCGCGGACGAGGCCGCCGCGATCGGCGCGAAGGCGGTCTGGTTCCAGCTGGGTGTGATCGACGAGGATGCGTACGAGCGCACCCGCGCGGCCGGTCTCGACATGGTCATGGACCGCTGCCCGGCCATCGAGATCCCACGGCTCGGCTGAGCGCCGACCAGCGGAGGGGGAACCGCATTTGAGCACGATCCACAGCGCCGGGCAGCTGGCCGCGCAACTGGCCGGGCTGGGTGTCGAGCCGGGCGGCGTCCTGATGGTGCACGCCTCGCTGCGCACGGTGGGCGCGGTGGAGGGTGGTCCCGTGGCTGTGGTCCACGCCCTGCGCACGGCCCTCGGTCCGCAGGGCACGCTGGTGGTGCCCTCCTTCACCACGGAGAACTCCGACACCTCCCCCAGCTACCGGGAGCGGGTGCGCGGTCTCGGCGAGAAGGACCGGGCGGCCGTACGGGCGAGCATGCCGCCGTTCGACAGGGCGGCCACGCCCGCACCGCTGATGGGCGCGCTCGCCGAGACGGTCCGGCTGTCTCCTGGGGCGCTGCGCAGCGGCCATCCGCAGACATCGTTCGCGGCGCTCGGCCCACGCGCCGGGCGGATCGTCGCCGACCACGACGCGGACTGCCATCTCGGCGAACGGTCGCCGCTGGCCCGGCTGTACGACGTGGGGGCCCAAGTGCTGCTCCTGGGTACGGGATTCGACACCTGCACCGCCTTTCATCTCGGCGAGTACCGGCTGCCGGGGCCGCCGATGCGCAGCTACCGCTGTGTGGTGTCCGCGAACGGCGGACACCGGTGGTGGGAGTACGAGGACGTGGATCTGGACGACAGCGATTTCGCGGCTCTCGGGGCGGACTTCGAACGCGGCCCGAGCGGCTCAGACGTACGGACGGGTCCGGTGGGTTCGGCGCACAGCCGACTGCTGCGCCTGGTCGACGCCGTCGACTTCGCGCAGGGCTGGCTGCGGGAGCACCGGACGGCGCGGGCGGTGCCGCCGACGGGCTGAGCAGGGGGCCCGCGGAACCCCATCGGGGTTGTGGGGGGTGTATACCAAGCCCCCGGCGTGCGCCCATACTTGCCGCACATCGGTCCTCGTACGGGGGAGGCACCAGTTGGGCCAGCTGATTCGCACCCGGGACGGCCGCGACCTCGCGGTGGAGCAACGCGGTAATCCCCGCGGCAGACCCGTGTTCCTGTTGCACGGCACCCCGGGCAGTCGGCTGGGACCGGCTCCGCGCAGTGCCGTGCTGTACCGGCTGGGGGTGCATCTGATCACCTTCGACCGTCCTGGGTACGGCGCTTCGGACCGTTTACCGGGGCGGCGGGTGGCCCATGTCGCGGCCGATGTCGAGGCGATCGCCGACGAGCTGGGGTTCGGTGAGTTCGCCGTCGTCGGACGGTCCGGCGGCGCGCCGCACGCACTCGCCTGTGCCGCCCTGATTCCGGAGCGCGCCGTACGGACGGCGGCGCTCGTCGGCCTGGCGCCGCGGGACGCGCAGGGCCTCGACTGGTTCGAGGGCATGACCGAGTCCAATGTCCGCGAGTACGTCAACGCGGCGGCCGGGCATCACCAGCTGACCGCCGCGCTGGAGTTCCGTACGGTGACGATCCGGGCAGACCCGACGGGCTCGGTCGCCGATATGCGCCGCGGACTGCCGGAATCGGACCGCGAGATCGTCGCCGACGCGGGCATCCGGGCCATGCTGGTGCGCAACTTCGCGGAGGGGCTGCGCAGTTCCGCGGACGGCTGGATCGATGACGTCATGGCGTTCAGTACCGACTGGGAGTTCAGGCCCGAGGACATCAGCGCACCGGTGCTGCTCTGGCACGGCGAGGACGACGTCTTCGCGCCGGTGCAGCACACCCGGTGGCTCGCCGAGCGTATTCCGGGTGCGCAGTTGGTGGTGGAGCGCGGAGCGGCGCACTTCGCGGCCCTGCGGGTGCTCACCCGCGTACTGAGCTGGGCCACTTCGTGAGCAGGCCGGCCCGCTTCGACGCAGACCGGCTGCCCCTCAGACCGGCTGTGGTTCGAGGTCGCGGTTGACGCGCCGCCAGGCGCGGGCCGCCTCGGTGATCGGATGCTCGATGCCCAGCTGCTTGGCGGTCAACTCGAGAACCTGAGCCCGCAGCTGCCTGCTCTCCTCCTCCCGGCCGGCCGAGCGCAGGGTGATCGCGAGATTGGACCGGCAGGCCAGTACATCCGGGTGAGTCGGCTTGTACCGCCGCAACAGTCCCTCCAGTGCGGCGCGTTCCCACAGCTCGGCCCGGTCCTGCTGACCGAGGTCGCCGTAGGCGTTGGCGAGGTTGATCGCGGTGCACAACGTGAAGGGATGACGCGCTCCCAGCGCTGCCTCGAGCGCGGTACGGACGAGTTCGCCGGATTCCGCCGCCTCTGCCGCCGCACCGAGGCCGCGCTGGTAGATGGTCACATTGTTGCGGCAGGCCAGCGTGAAGGGGTGGTCCTCGCCCAGCGTCTCCCGGTACCCGTCCAGGATCTGGTGGGCGAGATCCAGGGCCGCCTGCTTGTCGCCGACCGCCGAGTAGTCGGCGGCCAGATTGAGACCGCAGGCGAGGGCGTCGGGCACCTTCGTTCCGTACCGCTCCCGGTAGCGGCTGTACGTCTCCTCGGTGATGCGCTTCGCCTCGTGCGGGTAGCCGGCCTTGCGAAGGGAGACCGCGAGGCTCTTGGCGGTACGCAGCACCTCGGGCACATCCGCGTTCAGCACCCGCTCGAACGCGGCCACCACCTCCCGCAGGACCTGCACGGAGGACTGGTACTCGCCGGTCTCCCGCAGGTCACGGGCGAGATGCCCCTTGGTCGTCAGGGTGAATGGATGGTCCACACCCAGCAACTCGCTGCGGCGCTCCACCGTTTCCTCGTCCAGCCGTCGCGCTCTCTCGCTGTCGCCGGTGAGCCGGTAGTCGATCGCGAGGTTGTTGGCCGCGATCAGGGTCCGCGGATGGTCCTCCCCGAAGATCCGGCGTAATCCGCGGTAGATCCGCTGGTCCCGTTCCAGCGCCTCGTCGAACCTCCCGAGGGCCCGCAGATCAGCGGCCAGGCTGCCCGTGGTGATCAGAATGCTCGGGTGGTCGTCGTTGGGGTGGGTGTCGTGGAGCACACGGGTCTGCCGGGCGAGTGTGTCCTCGTCCATTTCGCGGGCCTCTTGGTACTTGCCCTGTGCCCGCAGCGCGTTGGCGAGTTCGAAGCGGATGTTCAGGGTCTGGAGGTCGTTCTCTCCCAGTTCACGGGTCCAGGTCTTGTTCAGCTGCAGCCCCAGCAGCCGGGCGCCCTCCAGTTCACCGCGCTTGAGCAGATAGCGGATTCGGTCGACCATCAGCTGCCGTACGTTCTCCTCGTCGCAGTCCGCGATACCGGACGGACCGAGATGGGGCCAGATCAGGTCGAAACTCGGCCAGCTCTTGGGGTCGTTCACCGGATTGTCCCGTTCCACCTCCTCCGCCGGGCGGGCCTCCGCGAGCACGCGGTGCACTTCGTGCTTGGCCAGATCCTGTTCCTCCGGCGTGAGTCCGGCCCGGACGGCCGCCTGCACGAGCCGGTGGACCTGGATGCTGCTGTCCGCCGGGTCCACCTTGGCCAGTGCGAACCGGTTCAGCGTCTGGATGACCTTGCCCAGCATGTACCTTTCGCGAAGGTCGGGGTCGTAGGGCAGGAGCGACTGGAACATGGAGTCACTGCCGATGAGCTTCATCGAGATCGGCTCCGCGGAGAAGAAGGAGCAGAGCTCCAGCAGCCGCACCGCCGCCCTGGACTCCTTGCGGAGCCGCGCGATGGAGATGTTCCAGGTCGCGCCGATCTGGTCCTCGGGGTCGCCGAGGGACAGCACTTTGGTGCTCTGCTCCCTCAGCTGCTCCACATAGGAGTCCACCGGAGTGGCCGTCTCGGCGAGCCAGGCGGCAGCCACTTCCACCGCCAGCGGGAGGTCACCGACGGCCTCGGCGACCCGGTCGGCGTCCCGGGCAGGCAGTTTCGACACCCTTCGGCACAGGTGCTCCACGCTCTCGGCGCGGGTGAAGACCTCCACCTCCATCGGTTCCAGCCGCGTCGACACCGGCTTGTTGCGGCAGGTGGCGAGGATATGGCCGTAGACGCCGTCGGACAGCGGGCCGGTCTCCTCGGGCAGCAGGTCCAGCGCCCGGTCGAGATCCTCCACATTGTCGAAGATCAACAACCAGCGGGAGTACGGCACTCCGCGCCGCAGTGCCAGCAGCGCCGCCTGGGCCGCCTCGGCGACCACATCGCCGGCCCGCAGATCCAGCTCGGTGGCCAGCTCGGCAAGCGACGAAACCACTCGGTCGGGCTGTTCCGCCTCCACCCACCACACAAGGTCGTAGTCGGCGCGGAATCGGTGCGCGTACTCTCTGGCCACCTGCGTCTTGCCCACGCCGCCCAGCCCGTACAGGACTTGGGGGAACCGCCGGGCGGAGCGGGTGTCGCCGCGCAGCTGGTCGCGCAGCCGGTCCAGTACGGGAGCACGGCCGGTGAACCAGGCATGGCGGGGCCGCACATTCCACACCTTGGGTACGGCCCCGGGGTAGCGCACCCCGGAGTCCGTGTCCGTCGGCAGGGGCGAGCCGGCCCGATCCCCGCGGTCCAGCGCGGACAGCAGCGCCGTGGCCGCGTCGGCCTCGTCCAGCCGCACGAGGTCGACGACTCCCCGGCTGCTGATGGGCAGACTCAGCCGTACGTCGCCGACGCGTATCGGGAGCAGCTGACGGCGGCTGCCGGAGGAGTCGAGGCTCATGAACGACTCCCAGAGGTTCCCGGCCCGGCGCGAGCTGAGGAAGGCCTGCGAGACCACGGGGAGCACGCGGTACGCCCCGCCCGACGCGAATTCCCTTTCGACCAGGGCCGGATCCGCCGAACGGACGTCCACGGACATCACCTGGACTCCGTCGCGGGTGAGCACCCATTCCAGCCAGTCGGCCCACATCTGGTCCTCGGCCACATACGGCACCACCACATTCGCCGGCGGCACCGGCCGTCGCCGCGTATAGGCCGCGACATGTGTGAGCCGTTCCGCCTCGTCGATCGGCGGCAGCGTACTCACCAGCCCGTCGGTGAGCACGGAGGCCAGCCGCTCGCAGGCGGTGAGCATCGAGCTGGAGATGTTCGGAGCGTCTCCGAAGGTCGCCAGAATCTCTTCGTAGGCATAGAACGGGCGGTACGGAACCTCCACCGATCCCCAGTAGTTGGCGAGTTCGTCTCTGCTCAGTCCGGCGGGAAGCCCGGGAAAGCTCTCCCTGGCCAGCGCCCGTCCGGCATCGGCCTTCTCCTTCTCGCCGTCGTCGATCCGCATCGGCACCGGCAGAATGCGGATGCGTTTGTCGTGGAAGCGCTCTTCGATGTCCCGGGCCACCGCTGAGGCACCGTCGATGCTCTGGTCGCTCAGGGTGAAGCAGACCACCAGGACCTGCGGCATCTGAACGGTACAGATATCGGCGATATCGCTGAGTCCGGTCCTGCTGTCGATCAAGGTGTAGTCGTAGTGCCGGCGCATGTCCGCGCGCATGGCGTCGAAGAACTGGCCGCCTCCGAAACGCTCGTAGAAGTCGTCCCAGTCCATCCTTCCGACGGTCGACGAATAGTCACGATTGCGCCGGCCGGCGGAGAGGAAGTCCAAGCTGCCGCCTTGCGGGAAGGCCCAGTTGAGGGAGGTCGCATGTGGCCTGACCCGCGCGTATTCACGGTGCCAGTCGGGTTCACGCTCCGCCGCCCGCCGGGCCTCCTCCTGGTATTCGGTGATCAGATTGATCAGCCCGGGAGTGGCCTCCAGGTCGGAAAGATCGAGGAACGGGTGGAAGAAGCGGTGCAGTCCCGGTGCTTCCAGGTCCCAGTCGACGGCCAGTACCCGATAGCCGTTCGCCGCCAGGATCCAGGCGACATTGGCCAGCGCCATGGTGCGGCCCGTGCCGCCCTTGTACGAGTAGAAAGTGACAATGGTCCCTTGACGGTTCTCCGTCATGACGACCCCTCCCCGTTGTCGGCGTTGTCCTTTGCCTGGTCACCTGGACGAGCGGTGGATGCGCGAACTCCGGAGCCGTAGCCGATTCCCGACGGAAGAACGCGTGGGATCGGATCGCTGGGGCCTTCCGGCGGATAGGTCGGCGCATGAGCCGCGTAGTGTCTGCCCGCCGCGTTCACCGCGCCCGGCAGCTCCTGGCTGAAGGCCTCCAGTGTGGGGAGACCGCCACCCGGTGACCGATGGCCGCCGCTCTCTTCCGGCCGGGGCGCCAGGGACTCCTCGGTCGCCGCACGTAACTCGTCCTCCCGCTGCCGGGACACCGGGTCCTCGCGGTTCCAGGGGATCATGACGCTGATCCACGGCCGCTCCTCGGCACACAGCCGCCGCACCAGTTCTCTGCGGTGCGGGGAGTCGAGGGCCCAGCGGTCCAGCAGCAGCAGTCCTGGCGCCTGCGGCGGGCCCGGGGCCAGCAGCCGCTCGGCCTCGGCCTCGAACTCCCCGACGCGCACCCGGTAGTCCAGGTTCCGGACGAGATCGACGGCGTGGTCGGCGAGCGGCCTGGACGATTTCGGATGGTACGGATTCCAGTCGCGCGGGCGCGGGCCGTAGCAGTCGGGGCCGCGGTCCTCCGGGAGATCCGACCGGGAGCAGGCGAGTACCGAGACCTCCATCTCCCGTGCCGGTCCGGGCGGCCCGAACGCGCTCGGCATCGCGCCGTAGTCCTGGTGCGGGTCGCCCTCGGTGATACGGGTCTGCTCCGCCACGCTGACTATGCGCTTCGCCAGGAGGTAGACCGCGCGCTCGTACTGGTCGCGGAGGTATCTGAGCTTGATCAGCCCGTAGAACCCCTCGTCGGCGTAGTCGTCACCGAAAGCCGCATGGTTGAACTGCAGCCGCTCCGCGGGCTGCGGCAGCTGCCTGGCCGGTATCGGCACCCAGAGCGCCGGAACGATCCCGCTCACCGAGCTGCCATTGCTCCGCGCCTGGTGGTGCGCCGCACGCGTCGAGAACACGAACCATTCCCGGCCGCACTGCTCACTGAGGAAATAGCGTGGCGAATAGAGCGGCACAAAGACCCTGCAGGAGGCCAGAGCCTCCGAAAGCCGCTCCTGCCATCCTTCGCCGGGCTGCATCTGCTGGTCCATGAAACCGGCCGGCACCCCGGCCGGAAGCGACGTCAGCTGCAGCACATGGGCGCACAGATCACGGTAGAACCTCTCCACCCAGATGTTCGGGTCTTTGTCCTTCGGATGATTCTTCGGCGTATGCGCATAGCTGAGGAAGAAGTACGGTTCCGCCCCAACTCCCCCTGCCCCCATGGCTCCAAGCACCAACGTCTCCCCCGGTCCATGTGGATGGATCCTCAGTGTAGGAAACGTCGATTACTCGGCGGAACAGCGCGAACACGCCTGCTCCTCAAGGGGTCACGTTCCGGGCCTGCCAGTCGGCGCGATGGGACTCGGCCGCGCGCCGAGCCTCGGACAGGGCGTCAACCGAGACCGGTTCCGCCGACCACCCCTGCGCCGTGCTCGCCATCCCTGCCACGAATCGCTCCCCGAGAGGCGTCAGGACACCGGACGTGGCCAGCACTTCGACCGCCTCGGAGGTCTGCTGCCGCCAGCGGGCGAACTGCGCCTCCGCCGTTCGCGCCGCTTCGCCCTGCGCCGTGTGCCGCCGTACGCGCCAGAAGTCCGTCACCGCGATATGCGCGTACGTCCCCTGGATCAGCCCGGCCAGCGGTCTTGGATCGCCCCGCCACGGGGCGTAGAACGTCCGGGTGTCCGCGGGATCGTAGAGATCGTGACTGTCCAGTACCGCACCCAGCTTCACATGCTGGAATTCATGGACGATGAGCAGCGCCAGCAGATCCGGGGAATCGGGCCGGGCCGCCCCGACCGCGCCGAAGGCTTCTCTGGAAGCGGCACTGACATCGCTGCCGTCCGGTGAGTGCAACGGTGTGATGGCCCGGAGACCGGCGGCCACGCCCGGCGCGTACACGGGCAGTTCACGCCGGATGAGCGACCATGCCTCGGTCAGGTCCTCCGCCCACATCTTGGCCTCCCCCGGGGAGAGGCGGGGCGCGACGGGCCATTGATGGGAGTCGCGCAGTGGGTCGGTGTCCTCCAACGCCACCGTCCAGCCGGGCAGTTCGACCAGTCGTACGGGCTGCCAGTGCGGAGTGAGTCCGTCCACCCCTTCGTCCCACCCGATCCACAGCTCACGACCCGCGGCCCGCACGGAGAAACCGTGGGCGCCCGCGGTGACTTCGGCGTGGTCCGCACGTGTGGTGAGTGACACCGAGCCGAGGCCGGGAAGGCGAAGCATTCCCTCACGCAGCGGGACGACGACAGTGTCGCCGCGCCGGGCCCGGAGCGCAGCGGCAGCGGCGAGCTCCGCAAGGCCGCGCACGACGGTCGCCGGTGCCGAACCCTCCAGGATTCGCAGGGCCCATGGCCGCAGATAGGGATGAGCCACCACCGCGTCCAGCGCGTCGGGCGCGGCTGCATCAAGCTCGATCAGCAGCTCCCCGGCCTGCGCGGCGATGCGGTCGGCCCGGGGGGCATGCTCCAGCACGGCCGCCAGCAGATCGCCGTTGAACTCGAGTTGAGCGGCCGCCAGCCGCCCCACGACCTCCTCGCCACCGAAACCGGCGGCCAGCTCGTCGAGATCACCGGTGTGAACGGAGAGGCCGGTGTCCGCCGGCCGCGCCGGGGCGGAGGCTTCCCTGTCACGGATGTTCATAATGAGTTCCATCAGGTCGGGGCAGAACACGGAGGGATTGTCGAAGCCGCTGCCGCTTCGATAGCGATGGGCGTAAAGGCCTCCGCCGCAGGACTCGACCACCGGGCAGGCACGGCACTCCTGGCTCAGCTGCTCGGCTCCCTGCTGGCGGGCCAGCATTCCGGGGTGGCGCAGAACCTCGTCAAGAGAGTGCGCAAAGACGTCCATACCCGTCACAGGGGCGCCGTCGTAGGCCGTTTTGAGGCTGTCGGCCTGCTCGAATGTGCCGTCCGTCTCGATCACCACGAGATCCGCCGGCGCCAGCCCCAGGGATTCGGTGAGACTGCTTTCACCGCGCAGCGTGCGCAGTACGGAGTCGAAGATCCGCACGGGGACCGGCCGGCCCGCGTCGTCCCAGCGCCGGTAGACGACATCCAGCCAGTCCGCGTAGGGAGTCGCCGATCCGTCCGGGCGGGGCGGCGGTGCGTCCCAAGTCGCGTGCGGCAGGAGGAAGTCGAGACGCGGTGGGTCGAGAGCGACCAGAGCGTCGTACACGGCCACCGGATCATTCTCGACATCGATCGTGCACAGCAGCCCGGCGAACAGGTGTCTGTATCGGGGCTGATTCAGCAGAGCGACCGCACGCAACACCTGCGGGTGGCTGCTGCGGCCGTCGGCATAGCGGCGATGACGGTCGTTGGAGGCCTTGTCACCGTCCAGGGAAACGCCGACCTTGATGCCTAATTCAACAAAAAGATCACAAAACTGCTCATTGAGGAGGACGCCGTTCGTGTGAATCCTGAGGTCGAGCGCGCTGACACCGCGTAACGCGCGCCGGAGCTCCTCCGCCGCCTTCCGCAGCCGGCCGGGACCGGCGAGCAGCGGCTCCCCGCCATGGAGCACCACGTGGACCGTCGGCAATCGGTGAGCCCTGGCGTGTTCGGCGATCCGGTCCGCCGCTTGCTCCAGAACAGCTTCCGGCACCGCCTTGGGCCGGCCACGCCAGCTCGTATCCGCGTGTTCGTACACATAACAGTGGTCACATGCAAGGTCGCATCGACTGTGCACCTTGAGTACGAACTGCGTAAGAGCTGGCAATGGCCGGTCCATGATGTGGATCTATCCGGCCACTCAGATCGAAGACTGGAAGGTCGCGACCACCGGACTCGACCCCGTACCGGTCGACAGCAACCGACTGACAGTCGCCGGCAGCTCCCTGCCGTGGACGGGGGCCCGCTTGGCCAGCGGCACACGAGAGGCCGCCTGCCGG
This portion of the Streptomyces sp. NBC_01750 genome encodes:
- a CDS encoding exonuclease SbcCD subunit D, with translation MRFLHTSDWHLGRAFHRVSMLDAQAAFLDHLVATVRERDVDAVLVAGDVYDRAVPPLAAVELFDEALHRLAAAGVPTVMISGNHDSARRLGVGAGLIERAGIHLRTDPAGCGTPVLLSDAHGTVACYGLPYLEPSLVKGEFRTEKAAHEAVLGAAMERVRADLSTREEGTRSVALAHAFVAGGEESDSERDITVGGVSAVPSAVFRGVDYVALGHLHGCQTITERVRYSGSPLAYSFSETHHRKTMWLIDLGAQGELSAERVDCPVPRALARLRGTLDELLGEPALVRHEQSFVEATLTDPVRPAEPMARLTERFPHTLSLVFEPERSDEDTATSYAQRLKGRSDQQIAEDFVAHVRGGSGPDDRERTVLRGAFEDVRVDEGVREVAR
- a CDS encoding YigZ family protein; the protein is MQEQYRTVAREGVHETEINRSRFICALAPAATEEEAQAFVARIRKEHPTATHNCFAYVIGADAAVQKASDDGEPGGTAGVPMLQMLLRREVRYVVAVVTRYYGGVKLGAGGLIRAYGGAVGEALDALGTLTRQRFRLATVTVDHQRAGKLENDLRATGRDVREVRYGEAVTIEIGLPDADIDDFRSWLADATAGTAGLELGGEAYGDA
- a CDS encoding CoA-binding protein, whose amino-acid sequence is MYADAETIRRILTSTGDTWAVVGLSSNEARAAHGVADVLQRYGKRIVPVHPKAETVHGEQGYAALADIPFEVDVVDVFVNSGLAGPVADEAAAIGAKAVWFQLGVIDEDAYERTRAAGLDMVMDRCPAIEIPRLG
- a CDS encoding aminoglycoside N(3)-acetyltransferase, with the translated sequence MSTIHSAGQLAAQLAGLGVEPGGVLMVHASLRTVGAVEGGPVAVVHALRTALGPQGTLVVPSFTTENSDTSPSYRERVRGLGEKDRAAVRASMPPFDRAATPAPLMGALAETVRLSPGALRSGHPQTSFAALGPRAGRIVADHDADCHLGERSPLARLYDVGAQVLLLGTGFDTCTAFHLGEYRLPGPPMRSYRCVVSANGGHRWWEYEDVDLDDSDFAALGADFERGPSGSDVRTGPVGSAHSRLLRLVDAVDFAQGWLREHRTARAVPPTG
- a CDS encoding alpha/beta fold hydrolase; the protein is MGQLIRTRDGRDLAVEQRGNPRGRPVFLLHGTPGSRLGPAPRSAVLYRLGVHLITFDRPGYGASDRLPGRRVAHVAADVEAIADELGFGEFAVVGRSGGAPHALACAALIPERAVRTAALVGLAPRDAQGLDWFEGMTESNVREYVNAAAGHHQLTAALEFRTVTIRADPTGSVADMRRGLPESDREIVADAGIRAMLVRNFAEGLRSSADGWIDDVMAFSTDWEFRPEDISAPVLLWHGEDDVFAPVQHTRWLAERIPGAQLVVERGAAHFAALRVLTRVLSWATS
- the fxsT gene encoding FxSxx-COOH system tetratricopeptide repeat protein, translating into MTENRQGTIVTFYSYKGGTGRTMALANVAWILAANGYRVLAVDWDLEAPGLHRFFHPFLDLSDLEATPGLINLITEYQEEARRAAEREPDWHREYARVRPHATSLNWAFPQGGSLDFLSAGRRNRDYSSTVGRMDWDDFYERFGGGQFFDAMRADMRRHYDYTLIDSRTGLSDIADICTVQMPQVLVVCFTLSDQSIDGASAVARDIEERFHDKRIRILPVPMRIDDGEKEKADAGRALARESFPGLPAGLSRDELANYWGSVEVPYRPFYAYEEILATFGDAPNISSSMLTACERLASVLTDGLVSTLPPIDEAERLTHVAAYTRRRPVPPANVVVPYVAEDQMWADWLEWVLTRDGVQVMSVDVRSADPALVEREFASGGAYRVLPVVSQAFLSSRRAGNLWESFMSLDSSGSRRQLLPIRVGDVRLSLPISSRGVVDLVRLDEADAATALLSALDRGDRAGSPLPTDTDSGVRYPGAVPKVWNVRPRHAWFTGRAPVLDRLRDQLRGDTRSARRFPQVLYGLGGVGKTQVAREYAHRFRADYDLVWWVEAEQPDRVVSSLAELATELDLRAGDVVAEAAQAALLALRRGVPYSRWLLIFDNVEDLDRALDLLPEETGPLSDGVYGHILATCRNKPVSTRLEPMEVEVFTRAESVEHLCRRVSKLPARDADRVAEAVGDLPLAVEVAAAWLAETATPVDSYVEQLREQSTKVLSLGDPEDQIGATWNISIARLRKESRAAVRLLELCSFFSAEPISMKLIGSDSMFQSLLPYDPDLRERYMLGKVIQTLNRFALAKVDPADSSIQVHRLVQAAVRAGLTPEEQDLAKHEVHRVLAEARPAEEVERDNPVNDPKSWPSFDLIWPHLGPSGIADCDEENVRQLMVDRIRYLLKRGELEGARLLGLQLNKTWTRELGENDLQTLNIRFELANALRAQGKYQEAREMDEDTLARQTRVLHDTHPNDDHPSILITTGSLAADLRALGRFDEALERDQRIYRGLRRIFGEDHPRTLIAANNLAIDYRLTGDSERARRLDEETVERRSELLGVDHPFTLTTKGHLARDLRETGEYQSSVQVLREVVAAFERVLNADVPEVLRTAKSLAVSLRKAGYPHEAKRITEETYSRYRERYGTKVPDALACGLNLAADYSAVGDKQAALDLAHQILDGYRETLGEDHPFTLACRNNVTIYQRGLGAAAEAAESGELVRTALEAALGARHPFTLCTAINLANAYGDLGQQDRAELWERAALEGLLRRYKPTHPDVLACRSNLAITLRSAGREEESRQLRAQVLELTAKQLGIEHPITEAARAWRRVNRDLEPQPV